Part of the Catalinimonas alkaloidigena genome, GTCGAGGTTCATCGGCGTGCGGTCGTTCAATTGCAGGTTCCAGACGTTCTTTTCGCCTTTGCCCAGCTTGATGTTGTTGTCGCTGCCCGGTTGAGTGATGTCGAGGTAGCCAATGCCGCCCTCTTCGCGGTAGTTCACTTCCGGCTCCCACTCTTTCCGACGCACGACAAACTCGCCGTTCACCAGGTCTTTCGCACCGCCCGACAGGTTCAGCACGCCCGCCCGGAGCTTTAATCGCGTTCGCACCATATCGGCCTTGGGCCGCGCAACATGCGCATTGGAGGTGAGCAGTGCTACGGACGTGTCGCCACCGCCCGTCTCCTCCGAATCGTCGTTCCAGTCAGAACGGGAGTCGGAACTGCACCCTTGTGCCGTGAATGCCAGTAGAAAGAAAAGGGGATAGAGAAGCGTTTTCATGTCGTTTCGGAAGTTGATTCGGGTAAAGTAGCCGATTCAGGACAGAGCATCAAGCCCACTTCCACAAACGGTCGAACGCCAACATTTTCGGTTAGCTTTGTACGTGATTTGAGGAAAAAGGTAAGTTTTTCTGCGCAGACGGAGGTTAGTTGATTCCATCTCATGGAGAAGATCAAAGATGTCTTATCACTGGTGCTGGTGGTTTCGTTAATGCTCGCTTGTGAGAAGCCAAGAGAATACGCCATTGATGCGGCTGACACGGAAACGTACATCAAAGCTGACTTGGACGAATTGCTGGATAGGCGTAATGAATGGCACGGTCAGCAGGTAGAAGTCACGGGGGTACTCGTCACAGGATTCGAAGAGTGTGCCCTTTACAGGTCAAGGTGGGCTGTATGGACAAGGGATCACAAAGAAGCCTTTTGGCTGGATTTCAGAAAAAACTTTA contains:
- a CDS encoding toast rack family protein, with protein sequence MKTLLYPLFFLLAFTAQGCSSDSRSDWNDDSEETGGGDTSVALLTSNAHVARPKADMVRTRLKLRAGVLNLSGGAKDLVNGEFVVRRKEWEPEVNYREEGGIGYLDITQPGSDNNIKLGKGEKNVWNLQLNDRTPMNLDIELPAGTADLELGSLNLNEIEMDAGAGDFEIDLRGSSARELEINAGVGEVTIDLSGDWDHDFNADINGGIGQVTLILPRNVGVRVHASGLGSIDADGFEKDGGNYVNDLYGHAKHNLRIDISGGLGSIELRLAD